The sequence TCAGGTTTCAGTTTCTCCACTATCTCAAACATGTCTGTTGTGCTTCCAAGGTAAGCTTCGTCAACAGGTTTCAGCATCTTCACAACTTCCAAGCGCTGTTTTTCTCCAACCACAGGAACCCTCTTTTTGGATCGTACAGTTGCATCCCTTGCAACAACCACAACTAGTTTTGCATCTTTTCCACCGAGCTTCTTGGATTCTTGAAGGTAATATCCATGACCTGAATGTATTATGTCAAATGTTCCTGTTGCCATTACGAGTTTAATGTTTACACCCCAAATGTTTCACTGATTCAAACTTTAATTTTTTTCTGATTTTTTTGTAGCTTTGTATCAATTTTTCTTTATTATCTTAACCCTATAAAGAATTTAAGATATTTTCATTTTAAGCATTTTTTTTGCTTTAATCTCTAACTTATTCTTAAATATTTATAAAGTTCTAAATCAATAAAAACTATTTCTCACAGTTCAATTTTAAAATTTTAAAAAAAGAATTAGGACAATATTTTAATCAATGAGTATCTTTTATAAGGAGTACATCTCAATCTTAAATCAGCAACCCTTCAACAATTAATATTTGGGTTATAAGATAGAAATCATAGATAACTTCTTTTTTGAGGATGTGTAAGTTGGTAATATCATGAGTTCAAAGATAGCAAAGGGAAGCTTCGTAATCCTTTTAGGTTCATTCATATTCCGTATAGGTGGCTACATTTACCGTTCATTAATGGCAATTCTTCTTGGCCCTGCAGGCTACGGTATTTTAGGTTTAACCCTGCCCGCCCAGAATATTCTGATTTTGCTTGCTGCAGGAGGTCTTCCACCTGCCATTGCAAAGTACGTCTCACAGTACTCTGCAAAGGAAGATGCCTTCATGGTAAAACAGATTATAAAAACCTCAACCAAGATCATGGTCATGTTCTCGATACTTGCAAGTATCCTGATATTCTTTTTGGCCGAACCCATTGCAATAGGTTTTTTACATAAACCTGAAGCAGTGCTACCCTTACAATTAATATCCATCATAACTCCATTCAGTGTGATTGTAGGTGCTTTAAGAGGTGTTTTTCAGGGAATGTATGAGATGACCAACATCCTCATAACACGTGCTACAGAGCAAATATTCACCATAACTGGAGCTGTAATTCTTGTTCTCCTGGGCTGGTACGTTGCAGGAGCAGTTGTTGGAACTGCCATTGGTTTCATTGTTTCCACAATAATCGGGTTTTACATATTCAAAAGGATCACCTTGAAACGGATATCAAAGATAAAAGAACATGGAAGTCTTAAACCACATCAAAAAACAAGCATAACCTGGAGAGAAGAAGTTTCAATAGCAAAAAGGCTTTTGATATTTTCAATACCTGTTGTTATAGCAGGATTTGCAGAACTGGCCCTCTACGATATTGGAACCTATGTTATAGGTCACTTCATGGCAAGTGAATACGTGGGATACTACAATGCAGCAAGTCCAATTGCAAGACTACCCCTTGTAATATCCATGTCAATTGCAACGGCTGCTTTACCTGCTGCTTCAGAAGCATTCACACTAAATGATAAACACATGTTAAGAACCTACATTTTACAGTCCTACAGATACGTAACACTACTCGTGCTCCCACTCTCCGTTGGAACCATAGTCTTTGCAGCACCAATAATAAGCCTCCTCTTCCCAAATCCTGCATTCCTGAATGGAACTGGGGCACTGCAGATACTCTCAGCAGGAATGTTATGTTTCACTGTTTACGTTGTCTCAGCCAGCATATGCCAGGGACTTGGAAAACCCAACCTTCCAATGACAGCCCTTGTTCTGGGAACCATAATAGATCTGGTTTTAAGTTTCATACTGGTACCAGTGTACGGTATAAACGGTGCAGCACTTGCAACAACCATAGCTGCAATCTTCATAATGGTCACGGTCCTGGGTAAAACCCTTAAAATGACTGATGCACAGCTTCCAAAGGGAGACTTCACAAAGATAATAGCTGCTTCCATAGTAATGGGAATAGCATTCATACCCTTCCCAAAAACACGTTTATTCCTACTTTTAGGAATAGCACTAGCTCCATTCATATACGTTGCAGTTTTAGCATTCATTGGAGGGCTTAAAAAGGATGATGTGCATGTTATGTATAAGTTTGGAGAGAAGATGGGTCCATTAAGTGGTGTTGTAAACAGATTTGTGGGTCTCTTTGAGAGGTTTGCAACCTGAACCTTCGGATGATTTTTCATTCTTTTTTTTTATCTTTTTTTAATTTGCATGATCCGCTAGTTTCGACATTCCTATTTTTTTAGATAATTTTTTAGATAATCTGAGGACCTTCAATTTAAAGAGATCTTCCCAAGCAAACTATACTTTCATTTTAATCTGAAAAAAAGAGTTTTTAATTATTTTATTGAGTTTTAACACTTCAAAATCCACTTTTCCAGGATAAAAGATGTTTCCAACTCTCTAAATATCCAAATACCCAAAATATTTCTACAACAAAAAATAAAGAATATAATGTATGATAATTCTTAAAGGAATTGGTACAAGTTCTTATATTGGCATAGGGAAGGTTAAAAAGGTTGAAACTCATGAGGATCTCCATGGACTTGAGGGTGGGGAGATCGTTGTGGTTTCAAGGGCATCAAGGGACATGCTTTCCCACCTCAAAAATGCAGGGGCTGTGATTACCGACTACGGCGGAATAACCAGCCACGTTGCCATAGTTCTAAGGGAAATGCAGGTTCCATGTATAGTTGGAACAGAGAAGGGAACTTCCATCCTGGAAGATGGAATGATAGTAACGGTTGATGGAAAAACAGGTAACATATATGCTGGCTTCATTGAAATTGAATCTCAAAGGGAATTTTTAGAAGTCTGCAGGCCCTCAACCAGTGTTAAGGTGAACATAAACGTGCCTGAAATTGCAGCAAGCGTCGCACCCTTTGCAGATGGAGTGGGATCCATAAGGATCGAGAACATGATACTCAACACCGGAAAACATCCAGCTCTACTCCAGAAAGAGGGAAGATTAACCGGAGTTATTGTGAAGGGTGTGAAAAAGATTGTGGATGCTTTCTATCCCAAACCAGTATGGTTCAGGACATTTGATATACCAACCGATGAACTGAAACGGGTTGAAGGTGGTGAAATTGAACCAGATGAATCCAATCCACTAATAGGGCTCCGGGCAATACAGAAAGATCTTCAAAACCCGGAGATTCTCATGTCGGAATTCCGGGCAGTGAGAACACTTCTTGATCAGGGCTACGACAATCTTGGAGTTAAGATACCCTTCATAAGGGATGTTTCAGAGTACCGGGAAGCAAAAAGGGCAATGAAAGAAGTTGGAATAAAACCCCACAAAGATTTGGAGGTGGGTGCATCCATTGAAACACCTTCAGCAGTCTTCACCCTGGACGAGCTCATGGATGAAGGCATGGACTTCGTAAGTATTGGAATGAGTGATCTGGCCATGTGTTCCCTTGCAGTTGACCGTAGAGGTGTTAAAGTGGCCAAACACTTCGATTTAATGCACAGTTCAGTTATGAAGATGGTTGAACGTATCATAAGAATGTGCAACCAGTGGAAAATTGAAACTTGCATCTGTGGACATGCAGCATCCAATGAAGAAATCGTTAAAAAACTCGTTGATTATGGGATAACCTCGATCTCCACCAATCCAGATCAGATACTCAGAATGAGGAAAGTGGTTGAAACTGCAGAAAAAGGCATTCTCATGAGGGGATTCAAAGCTATTTAACTTCCATTATAAATTCAATGGCGTCATTTTAACTTAAATTGAATCAAAACTAAAATTAATTAAATTAATTAAATTAAGTAAAATTAAGTAAAAAAGTAAGAAGTAGGGGCACGTTTCATGATATTCTCTGATACTTCAGTGCATCCTCGAACTTCATTTTGCCCCTGTAGAGTGCTGATCCAATCACAACACCTGCAGCATCTGTCCTGCTGAGTTTTGCAACATCTTCAATAGATGTAACTCCTCCAGAATATACAACAGGTATTTCAACTGCTTCAAGAAGTTCAATTAGCGGTTGGGTGTCAAATCCCTGGAGCAAACCTTCAACATCAACGTTTGTGAAGAGTATACCTCCTGCACCTTTCTCTTCAAAGAGCTTACCAAACTGTGGGGCTGTTTTATCTGTTTTTTCAGTCCAACCCTTCACAACAACCTGAGAATCCTTGCTGTCAAGGGCAACCATCACCCTATCACTTCCAAAATCATCTGCAAGCATGCTGACATTTTCAGGGTTCTCAACAGCCATTGTACCGAGTATAACCCGTTCAACGCCCATATTCAGGAGTTTGACAGCATCTTCGATGGTTCTTATACCTCCTCCAAGCTGTACAGGGACAGAAACCTCATGGAGGACCTTATCTATAACTGCTGCATTCCTCTCAGAGTCACCGAAGGCACCATCAAGGTTTATTATGTGTAAAACTTGAGCTCCCCTATCTTCCCAGTCCTTTGCAACCTTTTCAGGGTTTTCTATTATCACCTGTTCAGTTCCAGGTTTTCCCTGAACCAGCTGAACACACTTACCATTCTTTATATCCACCGCTGGAATTATGAGCATATCATCCTTTGAAAGAACCATTTTCATCACTTCATTCCTTTTCATGAGCTCTTTTCATGAGCATAAAATTTCATCTTTTTTTCAATTTTTTCTCTTTGAACCCTGATTTTCTTTTGACTGACAACGTTAATTTTATCAACGAATTAATTTGTATAAATCATAGTTCAATGAATTTCATTCCAATTGTAGTATTAAATTCTATTTCCTTTTATCAATAACCATTTATCTATTCTTGAAATAAACCAATTTGTAATAATATCAATTCTTAATAATCCGGTTCTTTCCGTTCCTTAAATTTTTTTCATGTACCATTCTTGTAGAGGATAAAAACTCCAAGAAGCATTAAAAGTCCAAATGCAAGCTGGAGCAGGGTGAATGGTTCACTTAAGATTGCAAAGGCGAATATGGCTCCAAAGAGGGATGAAAGTGAGAACAGGGATCCTGTTCTTGTTGACCCGATCTTTCTGATGGCGAAGTAAACAAGCACGAATGAGAAACCAATACTAACAAGCCCTATGAAGAGAAGGTATGGAAGGTGGTTCATTGGAACGTTGAAGCTTGATCCCACTAATATGGAGAGTGATAGAAGGATCAAGCCACCTATGGAGCATTTAAGTGCACTTACAAAGAGTAAATCTCTTTTTCCACTTAAAAATTTGCTCAAACTCGTGTCTATACTCCAGAAGAACGCTGCAACTATCACAAGTAGTGTTCCAGGGTTACCTGTTAAATTTCCTGAAAGATTCCCTGAACCTCCATTGGTTGCAAGAAACACTGTTCCAATTACAAGGCAGAGAAACCCAAATATGTCCTTTCTTTTCAAAGTTTCCCCTAAAAAGAACACTCCAATAAGGATTATAAAAAGTATTTCAGCGTTCATGAGCAAAGAGCCGGTGACAGCTGTTATCATCTTTAAACCGTTCAAATAGATGATAGGTGCAACAACGGACCCTGAAACTGCGGTCACTATCAGTATCATGTAATCTCTTCGTGAAATATGGGTTTCAGCACTACAGTCCGCATCTAAAAAGGACATTATCCTATTGTTAATGGGCGAAAAACGTATTGTAAATAGAAAAGCACCTGCAATACAGTAAACAATTGCTGAAAGGGCTATTGGATCTAGATACTGCAGTAAAATTTTATTGAAGGTGTTCCAGATTCCAAATAGAAGAGTTGCAGCTATTACGCTCAAATATCCCCATTTTTTACTCATAAAACGCTTAGAATCACTGGGAGTGCACTCTTGCTCTCCGGGGTCTTCCATGGGTATTCCGGGAATCGAACCTTTCATGGGAACATATTGAATTAAAATATTATATAAAACAATCATAAAAACAATGATAAAATCAGGATGTTGATCTTCTCTTCCAATTTAAATAATATTTGAATTTGGAACAAAAATTTTAGGGAAATAACCACAGGTCATTGAGAATATCAGTTAAAGGAGATATTTAAAGAGATTAACGGATTAAAAACAATTAATGAATTGAAATATAAATTATTTTAATTGCATTGGTTTGAATAGTTTTTTAAGGGTGATGAAGTGGTAAGGGTAGCTTTGAAGGTAGGTTATATTGGAGATGGCTTTCACGGATTTCAGAGGCAGTTAAATTTCCAGACAGTCGAGGGAGAGCTTATCAAAGCCTTCAAGAAGGTGGATCTAATGGATGCACCGGAAAAATCAGGTTATTCAATAGCTGGAAGAACTGATAGGGGAGTTCATGCCCTTGGAAATGTTGTGTCGTTTGACACGGATCAGAACTTGATAGTGAACCAGATAAACGATCTACTACCTCAAAGCATAAGAATCCTGGCATACACAGAGGTTCCATCCAACTTCAATCCGCGTTTTGCAATGGAAAGGCATTACAGATATGTTTTTACCCAGGATCCCCTGAGTGGATCGTCCTTCAACATTGAAAAGATGAAGTCTGCCTCAAAAATCTTTGTGGGGACCCATGACTTCCACAACCTATCAAAGAAAAGTGAGAGAAGTCCTGTTAGAACCATAAAATCCATTGAAATATTTGAAGACCCGGGCTGTATGGTTTTCGATGTGGTGGGGCAGAGTTTCCTTTGGAACATGGTAAGAAAGATGGTCAATGTTCTTTTAATGGTTGGAACTGATGAAATGGATGTGGATGAACTTGAAACACTCCTCAATCCCAGTATAAACCAGATAGTTCTCCCGGCACCTCCAGAAAATCTCATACTCATGGATGTTGTTTATGATGGAATCGAATTTAAGGAGGATTCCTATGCAAAAACCAAGTTTTTAAAGAGCATTCATGAGGAATACCTCAAGAAAATACGGGCTGCGGCAGTTGAAATGGAAATAATTCGAAGTTTGAGCTTAGAATAACTAGATATAACGTTAATTTTTAATCAATTTTAACTTGGCAACGTTTTATTAAATATAACCTTTTTTAAACATTTTTTACATTTTTTAAGCATTTTTACAAAAATCAGGAATGATACTCCGTGAAAATGGAACAAGAAAATAATAAGTATTAGATAAACCTATAATAAACATGTGGATTGATATTAAAAGAATATTCGGGGGAAATTAACTGGTTTATAAGAATATTCATGGTTTAAATCAGATGACAGGTTCAGATAGATTTTTAAAGGATGAAAAAACCCTTGATGGGCAGAGGGGCATAATCGTTGGTTTCGATCCAGGACTTACGGTAGGCCTGGCGATCCTGGACCTTGAAGGTAAAATTCTTTTTATAGG is a genomic window of Methanobacterium congolense containing:
- the truA gene encoding tRNA pseudouridine(38-40) synthase TruA, with product MVRVALKVGYIGDGFHGFQRQLNFQTVEGELIKAFKKVDLMDAPEKSGYSIAGRTDRGVHALGNVVSFDTDQNLIVNQINDLLPQSIRILAYTEVPSNFNPRFAMERHYRYVFTQDPLSGSSFNIEKMKSASKIFVGTHDFHNLSKKSERSPVRTIKSIEIFEDPGCMVFDVVGQSFLWNMVRKMVNVLLMVGTDEMDVDELETLLNPSINQIVLPAPPENLILMDVVYDGIEFKEDSYAKTKFLKSIHEEYLKKIRAAAVEMEIIRSLSLE
- a CDS encoding putative PEP-binding protein, producing MIILKGIGTSSYIGIGKVKKVETHEDLHGLEGGEIVVVSRASRDMLSHLKNAGAVITDYGGITSHVAIVLREMQVPCIVGTEKGTSILEDGMIVTVDGKTGNIYAGFIEIESQREFLEVCRPSTSVKVNINVPEIAASVAPFADGVGSIRIENMILNTGKHPALLQKEGRLTGVIVKGVKKIVDAFYPKPVWFRTFDIPTDELKRVEGGEIEPDESNPLIGLRAIQKDLQNPEILMSEFRAVRTLLDQGYDNLGVKIPFIRDVSEYREAKRAMKEVGIKPHKDLEVGASIETPSAVFTLDELMDEGMDFVSIGMSDLAMCSLAVDRRGVKVAKHFDLMHSSVMKMVERIIRMCNQWKIETCICGHAASNEEIVKKLVDYGITSISTNPDQILRMRKVVETAEKGILMRGFKAI
- the hisA gene encoding 1-(5-phosphoribosyl)-5-[(5-phosphoribosylamino)methylideneamino]imidazole-4-carboxamide isomerase is translated as MVLSKDDMLIIPAVDIKNGKCVQLVQGKPGTEQVIIENPEKVAKDWEDRGAQVLHIINLDGAFGDSERNAAVIDKVLHEVSVPVQLGGGIRTIEDAVKLLNMGVERVILGTMAVENPENVSMLADDFGSDRVMVALDSKDSQVVVKGWTEKTDKTAPQFGKLFEEKGAGGILFTNVDVEGLLQGFDTQPLIELLEAVEIPVVYSGGVTSIEDVAKLSRTDAAGVVIGSALYRGKMKFEDALKYQRIS
- a CDS encoding adenylyltransferase/cytidyltransferase family protein, whose amino-acid sequence is MATGTFDIIHSGHGYYLQESKKLGGKDAKLVVVVARDATVRSKKRVPVVGEKQRLEVVKMLKPVDEAYLGSTTDMFEIVEKLKPDIISIGPDQTFNIDQLKMELEKRGLNAEVLKVEGYREADLDSSCKIIKKIRKMDFDEKIFEKC
- a CDS encoding oligosaccharide flippase family protein translates to MSSKIAKGSFVILLGSFIFRIGGYIYRSLMAILLGPAGYGILGLTLPAQNILILLAAGGLPPAIAKYVSQYSAKEDAFMVKQIIKTSTKIMVMFSILASILIFFLAEPIAIGFLHKPEAVLPLQLISIITPFSVIVGALRGVFQGMYEMTNILITRATEQIFTITGAVILVLLGWYVAGAVVGTAIGFIVSTIIGFYIFKRITLKRISKIKEHGSLKPHQKTSITWREEVSIAKRLLIFSIPVVIAGFAELALYDIGTYVIGHFMASEYVGYYNAASPIARLPLVISMSIATAALPAASEAFTLNDKHMLRTYILQSYRYVTLLVLPLSVGTIVFAAPIISLLFPNPAFLNGTGALQILSAGMLCFTVYVVSASICQGLGKPNLPMTALVLGTIIDLVLSFILVPVYGINGAALATTIAAIFIMVTVLGKTLKMTDAQLPKGDFTKIIAASIVMGIAFIPFPKTRLFLLLGIALAPFIYVAVLAFIGGLKKDDVHVMYKFGEKMGPLSGVVNRFVGLFERFAT
- a CDS encoding DMT family transporter, with the translated sequence MKGSIPGIPMEDPGEQECTPSDSKRFMSKKWGYLSVIAATLLFGIWNTFNKILLQYLDPIALSAIVYCIAGAFLFTIRFSPINNRIMSFLDADCSAETHISRRDYMILIVTAVSGSVVAPIIYLNGLKMITAVTGSLLMNAEILFIILIGVFFLGETLKRKDIFGFLCLVIGTVFLATNGGSGNLSGNLTGNPGTLLVIVAAFFWSIDTSLSKFLSGKRDLLFVSALKCSIGGLILLSLSILVGSSFNVPMNHLPYLLFIGLVSIGFSFVLVYFAIRKIGSTRTGSLFSLSSLFGAIFAFAILSEPFTLLQLAFGLLMLLGVFILYKNGT